In Triticum aestivum cultivar Chinese Spring chromosome 5B, IWGSC CS RefSeq v2.1, whole genome shotgun sequence, the following proteins share a genomic window:
- the LOC123114363 gene encoding U5 small nuclear ribonucleoprotein 40 kDa protein isoform X1, whose product MAGDAPPMKRPKLEKDDGWSRHPSAANGSAPRPPAASPSQAPPPDGEEDDGELPEEAVLALIAHHEREVERYKLKLEAAERKLADTRSRLARHRGRAPDRSHPPPPPPPPVQKAAAPDRRTPPPPVQKAAAPDRRTPPPSQREAPKPAAQSQKPPAPQARPQLVIPGAGHSRPAPRPALPVPKKSPSSSSPSLAQAPQRKADKKPKREIVQREHQNLVQSVKKSSAPTTLKFYGGTLVSSQHKRKLRCLELCPADDQLVITSALDGMVTLWQVQSSGPSISLLSTTNCFSSKQRWPEDVAWHPDGDTIFAVYTADGGDTQVSMMNLNTSGQKKVTFLQAKPHTKGIINNINFMPWSDTCFMTGGSDHAVVLWQEKDDSWNHKKVHRDLHSSAVMGVAGLQQRKTIISVGMDKRIISYDVSAERAEYKNLIDSKCLSVLLNPSDFNLYMVQTGSPGRQLRLFDIRLRQTEVHAIGWKQTSSESQSALINQSWSPDGWYLSSGSADPVIHIFDIRYQGQKPCQSVQAHQKRVFKAVWHQTFPVLTSISSDLNVAIHKY is encoded by the exons atgGCAGGCGACGCGCCGCCGATGAAGAGGCCCAAGCTGGAGAAGGACGACGGCTGGTCCCGCCACCCCTCCGCCGCCAACGGCTCCGCGCCCAGGCCCCCCGCCGCCTCCCCCAGCCAGGCGCCGCCGCCGGACggggaggaggacgacggcgagctccCGGAGGAGGCCGTGCTCGCGCTCATCGCCCACCACGAGCGCGAGGTCGAGCGCTACAAGCTCAAG CTGGAAGCCGCCGAGAGGAAGCTGGCCGACACGCGGTCGAGGCTCGCCCGGCACCGAGGCCGCGCCCCCGATCGGAGCcacccgcccccgccgccgccaccgcccgtccAGAAGGCCGCCGCGCCGGATCGCAggacgccgccaccgcccgtcCAGAAGGCCGCCGCGCCGGATCGCAGGACGCCGCCACCGAGCCAGAGGGAGGCCCCCAAGCCGGCGGCGCAGAGCCAGAAGCCCCCCGCGCCGCAGGCGAGGCCGCAGCTCGTCATCCCGGGGGCAGGCCACAGCCGTCCAGCCCCGCGGCCCGCTTTGCCCGTACCGAAGAAGTCCccgtcgtcatcgtcgccgtcTTTGGCGCAGGCGCCGCAGAGGAAGGCGGACAAGAAGCCCAAGCGAGAGATCG TGCAGAGAGAACATCAGAACTTGGTTCAGAGCGTCAAGAAGTCGTCTGCGCCGACGACGCTTAAGTTCTACGGCGGCACCCTGGTCTCCAGCCAGCACAAGAGGAAGCTTAGGTGTCTTGAGCTGTGCCCTGCTGATGACCAGCTCGTCATTACAAG TGCATTGGATGGAATGGTGACTCTCTGGCAAGTACAGTCAAGTGG GCCATCCATCTCTTTGCTTAGCACTACAAATTGCTTTTCTTCAAAGCAAAGGTGGCCTGAGGATGTAGCTTGGCATCCAGATGGTGACACAATTTTTGCCGTATATACTGCTGATGGTGGTGACACCCAGGTTTCAATGATGAATCTTAACACATCAGGACAA AAGAAAGTTACTTTCCTGCAAGCGAAGCCTCATACCAAGGGAATCATAAACAACATAAATTTCATGCCCTGGTCTGATACATGCTTTATGACTGGTGGAAGTGACCATGCCGTCGTGCTCTGGCAAGAGAAAGACGATTCATGGAACCACAAGAAAGTGCACAGGGATCTGCATTCTTCTGCTGTCATGGGTGTTGCCGGTTTGCAACAGAGAAAAACAATAATATCAGTCGGAATGGACAAGAGGATAATATCATATGATGTCTCAGCTGAAAGGGCAGAGTACAAGAACCTGATTGATAGCAAATGCTTGAGCGTGTTACTAAATCCAAGTGATTTCAACCTATACATGGTACAAACAGG GTCGCCAGGGAGGCAGCTTCGCTTGTTTGACATCAGGCTGAGGCAGACGGAGGTTCACGCGATCGGTTGGAAGCAAACGAGCAGCGAGTCCCAGTCAGCCCTGATAAACCAGTCGTGGTCTCCGGACGGCTGGTACTTATCATCTGGGTCAGCAGACCCTGTGATCCATATCTTCGACATAAGGTACCAAGGCCAGAAGCCCTGCCAGTCGGTGCAGGCGCACCAGAAGCGGGTCTTCAAGGCCGTCTGGCACCAGACCTTCCCAGTTTTGACCTCCATCTCGTCGGACCTCAACGTCGCGATCCACAAATACTGA
- the LOC123114363 gene encoding U5 small nuclear ribonucleoprotein 40 kDa protein isoform X3, which produces MAGDAPPMKRPKLEKDDGWSRHPSAANGSAPRPPAASPSQAPPPDGEEDDGELPEEAVLALIAHHEREVERYKLKLEAAERKLADTRSRLARHRGRAPDRSHPPPPPPPPVQKAAAPDRRTPPPSQREAPKPAAQSQKPPAPQARPQLVIPGAGHSRPAPRPALPVPKKSPSSSSPSLAQAPQRKADKKPKREIVQREHQNLVQSVKKSSAPTTLKFYGGTLVSSQHKRKLRCLELCPADDQLVITSALDGMVTLWQVQSSGPSISLLSTTNCFSSKQRWPEDVAWHPDGDTIFAVYTADGGDTQVSMMNLNTSGQKKVTFLQAKPHTKGIINNINFMPWSDTCFMTGGSDHAVVLWQEKDDSWNHKKVHRDLHSSAVMGVAGLQQRKTIISVGMDKRIISYDVSAERAEYKNLIDSKCLSVLLNPSDFNLYMVQTGSPGRQLRLFDIRLRQTEVHAIGWKQTSSESQSALINQSWSPDGWYLSSGSADPVIHIFDIRYQGQKPCQSVQAHQKRVFKAVWHQTFPVLTSISSDLNVAIHKY; this is translated from the exons atgGCAGGCGACGCGCCGCCGATGAAGAGGCCCAAGCTGGAGAAGGACGACGGCTGGTCCCGCCACCCCTCCGCCGCCAACGGCTCCGCGCCCAGGCCCCCCGCCGCCTCCCCCAGCCAGGCGCCGCCGCCGGACggggaggaggacgacggcgagctccCGGAGGAGGCCGTGCTCGCGCTCATCGCCCACCACGAGCGCGAGGTCGAGCGCTACAAGCTCAAG CTGGAAGCCGCCGAGAGGAAGCTGGCCGACACGCGGTCGAGGCTCGCCCGGCACCGAGGCCGCGCCCCCGATCGGAGCcacccgcccccgccgccgccaccgcccgtccAGAAG GCCGCCGCGCCGGATCGCAGGACGCCGCCACCGAGCCAGAGGGAGGCCCCCAAGCCGGCGGCGCAGAGCCAGAAGCCCCCCGCGCCGCAGGCGAGGCCGCAGCTCGTCATCCCGGGGGCAGGCCACAGCCGTCCAGCCCCGCGGCCCGCTTTGCCCGTACCGAAGAAGTCCccgtcgtcatcgtcgccgtcTTTGGCGCAGGCGCCGCAGAGGAAGGCGGACAAGAAGCCCAAGCGAGAGATCG TGCAGAGAGAACATCAGAACTTGGTTCAGAGCGTCAAGAAGTCGTCTGCGCCGACGACGCTTAAGTTCTACGGCGGCACCCTGGTCTCCAGCCAGCACAAGAGGAAGCTTAGGTGTCTTGAGCTGTGCCCTGCTGATGACCAGCTCGTCATTACAAG TGCATTGGATGGAATGGTGACTCTCTGGCAAGTACAGTCAAGTGG GCCATCCATCTCTTTGCTTAGCACTACAAATTGCTTTTCTTCAAAGCAAAGGTGGCCTGAGGATGTAGCTTGGCATCCAGATGGTGACACAATTTTTGCCGTATATACTGCTGATGGTGGTGACACCCAGGTTTCAATGATGAATCTTAACACATCAGGACAA AAGAAAGTTACTTTCCTGCAAGCGAAGCCTCATACCAAGGGAATCATAAACAACATAAATTTCATGCCCTGGTCTGATACATGCTTTATGACTGGTGGAAGTGACCATGCCGTCGTGCTCTGGCAAGAGAAAGACGATTCATGGAACCACAAGAAAGTGCACAGGGATCTGCATTCTTCTGCTGTCATGGGTGTTGCCGGTTTGCAACAGAGAAAAACAATAATATCAGTCGGAATGGACAAGAGGATAATATCATATGATGTCTCAGCTGAAAGGGCAGAGTACAAGAACCTGATTGATAGCAAATGCTTGAGCGTGTTACTAAATCCAAGTGATTTCAACCTATACATGGTACAAACAGG GTCGCCAGGGAGGCAGCTTCGCTTGTTTGACATCAGGCTGAGGCAGACGGAGGTTCACGCGATCGGTTGGAAGCAAACGAGCAGCGAGTCCCAGTCAGCCCTGATAAACCAGTCGTGGTCTCCGGACGGCTGGTACTTATCATCTGGGTCAGCAGACCCTGTGATCCATATCTTCGACATAAGGTACCAAGGCCAGAAGCCCTGCCAGTCGGTGCAGGCGCACCAGAAGCGGGTCTTCAAGGCCGTCTGGCACCAGACCTTCCCAGTTTTGACCTCCATCTCGTCGGACCTCAACGTCGCGATCCACAAATACTGA
- the LOC123114363 gene encoding U5 small nuclear ribonucleoprotein 40 kDa protein isoform X2: protein MAGDAPPMKRPKLEKDDGWSRHPSAANGSAPRPPAASPSQAPPPDGEEDDGELPEEAVLALIAHHEREVERYKLKLEAAERKLADTRSRLARHRGRAPDRSHPPPTPPPPVQKAAAPDRRTPPPSQREAPKPAAQSQKPPAPQARPQLVIPGAGHSRPAPRPALPVPKKSPSSSSPSLAQAPQRKADKKPKREIVQREHQNLVQSVKKSSAPTTLKFYGGTLVSSQHKRKLRCLELCPADDQLVITSALDGMVTLWQVQSSGPSISLLSTTNCFSSKQRWPEDVAWHPDGDTIFAVYTADGGDTQVSMMNLNTSGQKKVTFLQAKPHTKGIINNINFMPWSDTCFMTGGSDHAVVLWQEKDDSWNHKKVHRDLHSSAVMGVAGLQQRKTIISVGMDKRIISYDVSAERAEYKNLIDSKCLSVLLNPSDFNLYMVQTGSPGRQLRLFDIRLRQTEVHAIGWKQTSSESQSALINQSWSPDGWYLSSGSADPVIHIFDIRYQGQKPCQSVQAHQKRVFKAVWHQTFPVLTSISSDLNVAIHKY, encoded by the exons atgGCAGGCGACGCGCCGCCGATGAAGAGGCCCAAGCTGGAGAAGGACGACGGCTGGTCCCGCCACCCCTCCGCCGCCAACGGCTCCGCGCCCAGGCCCCCCGCCGCCTCCCCCAGCCAGGCGCCGCCGCCGGACggggaggaggacgacggcgagctccCGGAGGAGGCCGTGCTCGCGCTCATCGCCCACCACGAGCGCGAGGTCGAGCGCTACAAGCTCAAG CTGGAAGCCGCCGAGAGGAAGCTGGCCGACACGCGGTCGAGGCTCGCCCGGCACCGAGGCCGCGCCCCCGATCGGAGCcacccgccccc gacgccgccaccgcccgtcCAGAAGGCCGCCGCGCCGGATCGCAGGACGCCGCCACCGAGCCAGAGGGAGGCCCCCAAGCCGGCGGCGCAGAGCCAGAAGCCCCCCGCGCCGCAGGCGAGGCCGCAGCTCGTCATCCCGGGGGCAGGCCACAGCCGTCCAGCCCCGCGGCCCGCTTTGCCCGTACCGAAGAAGTCCccgtcgtcatcgtcgccgtcTTTGGCGCAGGCGCCGCAGAGGAAGGCGGACAAGAAGCCCAAGCGAGAGATCG TGCAGAGAGAACATCAGAACTTGGTTCAGAGCGTCAAGAAGTCGTCTGCGCCGACGACGCTTAAGTTCTACGGCGGCACCCTGGTCTCCAGCCAGCACAAGAGGAAGCTTAGGTGTCTTGAGCTGTGCCCTGCTGATGACCAGCTCGTCATTACAAG TGCATTGGATGGAATGGTGACTCTCTGGCAAGTACAGTCAAGTGG GCCATCCATCTCTTTGCTTAGCACTACAAATTGCTTTTCTTCAAAGCAAAGGTGGCCTGAGGATGTAGCTTGGCATCCAGATGGTGACACAATTTTTGCCGTATATACTGCTGATGGTGGTGACACCCAGGTTTCAATGATGAATCTTAACACATCAGGACAA AAGAAAGTTACTTTCCTGCAAGCGAAGCCTCATACCAAGGGAATCATAAACAACATAAATTTCATGCCCTGGTCTGATACATGCTTTATGACTGGTGGAAGTGACCATGCCGTCGTGCTCTGGCAAGAGAAAGACGATTCATGGAACCACAAGAAAGTGCACAGGGATCTGCATTCTTCTGCTGTCATGGGTGTTGCCGGTTTGCAACAGAGAAAAACAATAATATCAGTCGGAATGGACAAGAGGATAATATCATATGATGTCTCAGCTGAAAGGGCAGAGTACAAGAACCTGATTGATAGCAAATGCTTGAGCGTGTTACTAAATCCAAGTGATTTCAACCTATACATGGTACAAACAGG GTCGCCAGGGAGGCAGCTTCGCTTGTTTGACATCAGGCTGAGGCAGACGGAGGTTCACGCGATCGGTTGGAAGCAAACGAGCAGCGAGTCCCAGTCAGCCCTGATAAACCAGTCGTGGTCTCCGGACGGCTGGTACTTATCATCTGGGTCAGCAGACCCTGTGATCCATATCTTCGACATAAGGTACCAAGGCCAGAAGCCCTGCCAGTCGGTGCAGGCGCACCAGAAGCGGGTCTTCAAGGCCGTCTGGCACCAGACCTTCCCAGTTTTGACCTCCATCTCGTCGGACCTCAACGTCGCGATCCACAAATACTGA
- the LOC123114363 gene encoding U5 small nuclear ribonucleoprotein 40 kDa protein isoform X4 — protein sequence MAGDAPPMKRPKLEKDDGWSRHPSAANGSAPRPPAASPSQAPPPDGEEDDGELPEEAVLALIAHHEREVERYKLKLEAAERKLADTRSRLARHRGRAPDRSHPPPPPPPPVQKAAAPDRRTPPPSQREAPKPAAQSQKPPAPQARPQLVIPGAGHSRPAPRPALPVPKKSPSSSSPSLAQAPQRKADKKPKREIVQREHQNLVQSVKKSSAPTTLKFYGGTLVSSQHKRKLRCLELCPADDQLVITSALDGMVTLWQVQSSGPSISLLSTTNCFSSKQRWPEDVAWHPDGDTIFAVYTADGGDTQVSMMNLNTSGQKKVTFLQAKPHTKGIINNINFMPWSDTCFMTGGSDHAVVLWQEKDDSWNHKKVHRDLHSSAVMGVAGLQQRKTIISVGMDKRIISYDVSAERAEYKNLIDSKCLSVLLNPSDFNLYMVQTGSPGRQLRLFDIRLRQTEVHAIGWKQTSSESQSALINQSWSPDGWYLSSGSADPVIHIFDIRYQGQKPCQSVQAHQKRVFKAVWHQTFPVLTSISSDLNVAIHKY from the exons atgGCAGGCGACGCGCCGCCGATGAAGAGGCCCAAGCTGGAGAAGGACGACGGCTGGTCCCGCCACCCCTCCGCCGCCAACGGCTCCGCGCCCAGGCCCCCCGCCGCCTCCCCCAGCCAGGCGCCGCCGCCGGACggggaggaggacgacggcgagctccCGGAGGAGGCCGTGCTCGCGCTCATCGCCCACCACGAGCGCGAGGTCGAGCGCTACAAGCTCAAG CTGGAAGCCGCCGAGAGGAAGCTGGCCGACACGCGGTCGAGGCTCGCCCGGCACCGAGGCCGCGCCCCCGATCGGAGCcacccgcccccgccgccgccaccgcccgtccAGAAGGCCGCCGCGCCGGATCGCAg GACGCCGCCACCGAGCCAGAGGGAGGCCCCCAAGCCGGCGGCGCAGAGCCAGAAGCCCCCCGCGCCGCAGGCGAGGCCGCAGCTCGTCATCCCGGGGGCAGGCCACAGCCGTCCAGCCCCGCGGCCCGCTTTGCCCGTACCGAAGAAGTCCccgtcgtcatcgtcgccgtcTTTGGCGCAGGCGCCGCAGAGGAAGGCGGACAAGAAGCCCAAGCGAGAGATCG TGCAGAGAGAACATCAGAACTTGGTTCAGAGCGTCAAGAAGTCGTCTGCGCCGACGACGCTTAAGTTCTACGGCGGCACCCTGGTCTCCAGCCAGCACAAGAGGAAGCTTAGGTGTCTTGAGCTGTGCCCTGCTGATGACCAGCTCGTCATTACAAG TGCATTGGATGGAATGGTGACTCTCTGGCAAGTACAGTCAAGTGG GCCATCCATCTCTTTGCTTAGCACTACAAATTGCTTTTCTTCAAAGCAAAGGTGGCCTGAGGATGTAGCTTGGCATCCAGATGGTGACACAATTTTTGCCGTATATACTGCTGATGGTGGTGACACCCAGGTTTCAATGATGAATCTTAACACATCAGGACAA AAGAAAGTTACTTTCCTGCAAGCGAAGCCTCATACCAAGGGAATCATAAACAACATAAATTTCATGCCCTGGTCTGATACATGCTTTATGACTGGTGGAAGTGACCATGCCGTCGTGCTCTGGCAAGAGAAAGACGATTCATGGAACCACAAGAAAGTGCACAGGGATCTGCATTCTTCTGCTGTCATGGGTGTTGCCGGTTTGCAACAGAGAAAAACAATAATATCAGTCGGAATGGACAAGAGGATAATATCATATGATGTCTCAGCTGAAAGGGCAGAGTACAAGAACCTGATTGATAGCAAATGCTTGAGCGTGTTACTAAATCCAAGTGATTTCAACCTATACATGGTACAAACAGG GTCGCCAGGGAGGCAGCTTCGCTTGTTTGACATCAGGCTGAGGCAGACGGAGGTTCACGCGATCGGTTGGAAGCAAACGAGCAGCGAGTCCCAGTCAGCCCTGATAAACCAGTCGTGGTCTCCGGACGGCTGGTACTTATCATCTGGGTCAGCAGACCCTGTGATCCATATCTTCGACATAAGGTACCAAGGCCAGAAGCCCTGCCAGTCGGTGCAGGCGCACCAGAAGCGGGTCTTCAAGGCCGTCTGGCACCAGACCTTCCCAGTTTTGACCTCCATCTCGTCGGACCTCAACGTCGCGATCCACAAATACTGA
- the LOC123114364 gene encoding ankyrin repeat domain-containing protein 2A, whose product MATTQEAEKTSVVEAVEEASPAAAAAPAEEKTSVKAVQEPSPAAAAPAEEKTSVKAEEEPSPAAAAAEGQRRPPAATAARRAGAPASPFDFSTMMNLLNDPSIKEMAEQIAKDPSFSEMAEQLQKTVAPAPARSPQEVAAALDPQKYVSTMQQLMQNPQFVAMAERLGSALMQDPAMSSVLGGLTNPAHKEQLQARVARMKDDPSLKPILDEIESGGPAAMMKYWNDPEALQKFGRAMGVGPSGAAAGAEAEAEEEEEVAAGEEGEYEEESIIHQTASVGDVEGLKKALAEGVDKDEEDSEGRRGLHFACGYGELGCAQALLEAGAAADAVDKNKNTALHYAAGYGRQECVALLVDHGASVTLQNLDGKTAIDVARLNSQEEVLKLLEKHAYV is encoded by the exons ATGGCCACCACTCAAG AGGCGGAGAAGACGAGCGTCGTCGAGGCCGTGGAGGAGGCTTccccggcggcggctgcggcgccggcggaggagaaGACGAGCGTCAAGGCCGTGCAGGAGCCTTCCCCGGCGGCtgcggcgccggcggaggagaaGACAAGCGTTAAGGCCGAGGAGGAGCCTTCCCCGGCGGCTGCGGCAGCGGAGGGGCAGCGGCGGCCGCCTGCGGCTACGGCGGCGCGCAGGGCGGGTGCTCCGGCCAGCCCATTCGACTTCTCCACCATGATGAACTTGCTCAAC GACCCGAGCATCAAGGAGATGGCGGAGCAGATCGCCAAGGACCCGTCCTTCAGCGAGATGGCGGAGCAGCTGCAGAAGAcggtggcgccggcgccggcgcgctcGCCGCAGGAGGTGGCGGCCGCGCTGGACCCGCAGAAGTACGTGTCGACGATGCAGCAGCTGATGCAGAACCCGCAGTTCGTGGCCATGGCGGAGCGGCTGGGCAGCGCGCTGATGCAGGACCCGGCCATGTCCTCCGTCCTGGGCGGCCTCACCAACCCCGCCCACAAGGAGCAGCTCCAGGCCCGCGTCGCCCGCATGAAGGACGACCCCTCCCTCAAGCCCATCCTCGACGAGATCGAGTCCGGCGGCCCCGCCGCCATGATGAA GTACTGGAACGACCCGGAGGCGCTGCAGAAGTTCGGCCGCGCGATGGGCGTGGGCCCGTcgggcgccgccgccggagctgaagccgaggcagaggaggaggaagaggttgctgcCGGCGAGGAAGGGGAGTACGAGGAGGAGTCTATCATCCACCAGACGGCGAGCGTGGGCGACGTGGAGGGGCTGAAGAAGGCGCTGGCGGAGGGCGTGGACAAGGACGAGGAGGACTCGGAGGGGCGGCGGGGGCTGCACTTCGCGTGCGGCTACGGCGAGCTCGGGTGCGCGCAGGCGCTGCTggaggccggcgccgccgcggaCGCCGTGGACAAGAACAAGAACACCGCGCTCCACTACGCCGCCGGCTACGGCCGCCAGGAGTGCGTCGCGCTGCTCGTCGACCACGGCGCCTCCGT GACGCTGCAGAACCTGGACGGGAAGACGGCCATCGACGTGGCGAGGCTCAACAGCCAGGAGGAGGTGCTCAAGCTGCTGGAGAAGCACGCCTACGTCtag
- the LOC123114367 gene encoding pentatricopeptide repeat-containing protein At2g35030, mitochondrial-like codes for MSRAFLRRLRRRRLLLRPSLHTVFLRLHGALASRADQYPVAPAPRTADDQARAVLDERPHRDAVAYAATVDLHLRSRDLPRAEALFRAAPASARGPHLDAVMLDGHLKAGRVDRARSLFDGMAVKSVAAWTCLVSGYCRAGRVEEARALFDAMPARNVVSWTAMVQGYARSGMLREARELFDQMPERNVVTWTVMVKAYADHGHLQEAAELFDRMPQRNSYSWSAMISGFLRAGKVDEAVRLFERMPDRNVVSWTTMVTGLAQNGRVSMAREFFDRMPRNKDIAAWNAMVTAYANDGQMNEAQRLFDSMPAKNLVSWNALIHGYAKDERKDEIIGLFLLMLRSAVSPDITTLISVLVTSNSTSEVGQIHGLATTRGLLSDTSLGNALLTMYSRSGDLRSAWQAFKMLQEKDAITWTSMMQAFANHGHASYALQAFGQMLQHGYKPSSTTFTAVLSACSHAGLVDKGWAIFASIRRAYGLEPTIEHHTCLVDILGRAGHVREAMEVIAAMPLDMHDDAVARTLLGACMMHNKVDAAREVGEALAKSDGSFGSDSEGYYKVLANVFASGGMWEEMAGVWKAMKGSKVRKMPGVSLIVVDARSHSFFSRDQGHPQCAEIYEMLDDTLVPQMMNKDRPTETV; via the coding sequence ATGTCCCGCGCCTTTCTTCGCCGGCTCCGGCGCCGGCGGCTGCTCCTCCGTCCCTCGCTCCACACCGTCTTTCTCCGCCTCCACGGCGCCCTGGCAAGTCGTGCCGACCAGTATCCAGTAGCCCCAGCCCCCCGCACTGCCGATGACCAGGCACGCGCGGTGCTCGACGAACGGCCGCACCGGGACGCCGTCGCCTACGCCGCCACTGTCGACCTCCACCTGAGGTCCCGCGACCTCCCCCGTGCGGAGGCGCTCTTCCGCGCGGCGCCCGCGTCCGCCCGCGGCCCCCATCTGGATGCAGTGATGCTGGACGGGCACCTCAAGGCCGGCCGCGTCGACCGCGCCCGCAGCCTGTTCGACGGAATGGCGGTCAAGAGCGTGGCGGCGTGGACCTGCCTGGTCTCCGGGTACTGCCGCGCGGGGCGCGTCGAAGAGGCGCGCGCGCTGTTCGACGCGATGCCGGCCCGCAACGTCGTCTCCTGGACGGCGATGGTGCAGGGGTACGCGCGCAGCGGCATGCTGAGGGAGGCGAGGGAGCTGTTCGACCAGATGCCGGAGAGGAACGTGGTCACCTGGACGGTCATGGTGAAGGCCTACGCCGACCACGGCCACCTCCAGGAGGCCGCGGAGCTGTTCGACAGGATGCCCCAGAGGAACTCGTATTCTTGGAGCGCCATGATCTCCGGTTTCCTCCGTGCTGGGAAAGTGGACGAGGCGGTTCGGCTGTTCGAGAGGATGCCGGATAGGAACGTGGTTTCCTGGACCACGATGGTCACTGGCTTGGCGCAGAACGGTCGTGTTTCGATGGCGAGAGAGTTCTTCGACAGAATGCCGAGAAACAAGGACATTGCGGCGTGGAATGCGATGGTCACTGCTTATGCCAATGATGGCCAGATGAACGAGGCTCAGAGACTGTTTGATTCGATGCCCGCAAAGAACCTGGTGAGCTGGAATGCCCTGATCCATGGCTATGCCAAGGACGAGCGTAAGGATGAAATCATTGGTTTATTTCTTCTCATGCTCCGGTCAGCGGTATCTCCTGACATCACCACATTGATCAGTGTCTTGGTTACATCCAACAGCACATCTGAAGTTGGGCAAATCCATGGCCTCGCTACCACACGAGGTCTCCTGTCAGACACCTCCTTAGGAAACGCTCTGCTCACCATGTACTCAAGGAGTGGCGACCTGCGCTCTGCCTGGCAAGCTTTCAAGATGCTACAAGAGAAAGATGCCATCACATGGACATCGATGATGCAAGCCTTCGCAAACCATGGCCATGCCTCGTACGCGCTGCAGGCCTTTGGTCAGATGCTGCAGCATGGATATAAGCCCAGCTCGACCACGTTCACCGCTGTGCTGTCAGCCTGCAGCCATGCCGGTCTTGTCGACAAAGGCTGGGCAATCTTCGCATCAATTCGCCGAGCCTATGGGCTTGAGCCGACTATCGAGCACCACACCTGCCTCGTTGACATCCTCGGCCGTGCAGGGCATGTGAGGGAAGCAATGGAGGTCATCGCTGCCATGCCATTGGATATGCATGACGACGCTGTCGCGAGGACGCTGCTGGGAGCCTGCATGATGCATAATAAGGTAGATGCAGCCAGGGAAGTGGGGGAGGCTCTTGCCAAGTCTGACGGCTCCTTTGGTTCAGATTCAGAGGGCTACTACAAGGTTCTGGCCAATGTGTTTGCGTCAGGTGGGATGTGGGAGGAGATGGCAGGTGTGTGGAAGGCTATGAAGGGGAGCAAGGTGAGGAAGATGCCTGGGGTTAGCCTGATCGTGGTGGATGCGAGGTCCCACTCGTTTTTCTCCAGGGATCAGGGGCATCCGCAGTGTGCAGAGATATATGAGATGCTGGACGACACGCTTGTCCCCCAGATGATGAATAAGGATCGACCGACTGAAACAGTGTGA
- the LOC123114370 gene encoding pantoate--beta-alanine ligase, protein MAAAAPAGEPEVIRDKAAMRAWSRRQRAEGKTVVLVPTMGFLHEGHLSLVSAAAAVPGPVAVVVSIYVNPSQFAPTEDLATYPSDLAGDLRKLASTGAVHAVFNPPDLYHRGAAVSARRAAEAPSCLDAGGDGHETWIRVERLEKGLCGASRPVFFRGVATVVAKLFNVVEPDVAMFGKKDYQQWRLICRMVRDLDFAVEIVGSEIVREADGLAMSSRNVRLSPEEREKALSISRSLVNARTAALNNSNSASEHIKDQIVQTLTEAGGRVDYVETVEQESLVPVETIDRPVVICVAAWFGKVRLIDNIEIHIQS, encoded by the exons atggcggcggcggcgccggcgggcgagcCGGAGGTGATCCGGGACAAGGCGGCGATGCGGGCGTGGTCGCGGCGCCAACGCGCCGAGGGCAAGACGGTGGTGCTCGTGCCCACCATGGGCTTCCTCCACGAGGGCCACCTCTCGCTCGTCTCCGCCGCGGCGGCCGTGCCCggccccgtcgccgtcgtcgtctccaTCTACGTCAACCCCAGCCAGTTCGCCCCCACCGAGGACCTCGCCACCTACCCCTCCGACCTCGCCGGGGACCTCCGCAAGCTCGCCTCCACCGGCGCCGTCCACGCCGTCTTCAACCCCCCGGACCTCTACCACCGCGGCGCCGCTGTCTctgcccgccgcgccgccgaggctCCCTCCTGCCTGGACGCGGGCGGGGACGGCCACGAGACGTGGATCCGGGTGGAGCGGCTGGAGAAGGGGCTGTGTGGGGCCAGCCGGCCAGTCTTCTTCCGCGGGGTGGCCACCGTCGTCGCCAAGCTGTTCAACGTCGTCGAGCCCGACGTCGCCATGTTCGGGAAGAAGGATTATCAGCAGTGGCGCCTCATCTGCCGAATG GTTCGCGACCTTGATTTTGCCGTGGAGATTGTAGGATCAGAAATAGTGCGAGAAGCAGATGGTCTTGCCATGAGCTCTCGCAACGTCCGCCTATCGCCTGAAGAAAGGGAGAAG gcattatccattagtagatCACTGGTAAATGCTAGAACTGCTGCGTTGAATAATAGCAACAGTGCTAGCGAACATATAAAGGATCAGATAGTGCAGACGCTGACTGAAGCTGGCGGTCGTGTTGATTATGTTGAG ACTGTGGAGCAGGAAAGTTTGGTACCTGTGGAGACGATCGACCGCCCTGTTGTCATTTGTGTCGCCGCATGGTTTGGAAAGGTTAGATTGATCGACAATATCGAAATTCATATACAATCCTGA